A single Buchnera aphidicola (Hyperomyzus lactucae) DNA region contains:
- the mraY gene encoding phospho-N-acetylmuramoyl-pentapeptide-transferase: protein MLILFNKYFNSHLSFISHISYRAILSLLTSFFISLLMGSYFIKYLQNLQKYQIIRQNGPKTHLLKKDTPTMGGVFIILSIFFSTILYCNLSNLYIWYVITILIGYGLIGLIDDYKKIKYKNTQGLELKWKYFWLSIVAFGLIYTIYSNNSNIIPTHLIVPFYAQNSFEINYLYIFLSYFIIVGASNAVNLTDGLDGLAIMPVVFTTCGFTLISFLSENINSSNYLHITYVKNSGELAILCTAIIGSGLGFLWFNTYPAKIFMGDVGSLSLGGCLGTIAILLHQELLLLIMGGIFVLETISVILQVVSFKFRKKRIFKMAPIHHHYEIKGILEPLIIIRFWIISFILLLISLISLQVC from the coding sequence ATGTTGATTTTGTTTAATAAATATTTCAATTCTCATTTAAGTTTTATTTCTCATATTTCATATCGTGCCATATTAAGCTTATTAACCTCTTTTTTTATTAGTTTATTGATGGGTTCATATTTCATAAAATATCTTCAAAATTTACAAAAATATCAAATAATACGACAAAACGGACCAAAAACACATCTCTTAAAAAAAGATACGCCTACTATGGGGGGGGTGTTTATTATACTCTCTATATTTTTTTCAACAATTCTATATTGTAATTTATCTAATCTTTATATTTGGTATGTTATCACTATTTTAATTGGATATGGTTTAATAGGTTTAATAGATGATTATAAAAAAATAAAATATAAAAATACTCAAGGATTAGAATTAAAATGGAAATATTTCTGGTTATCTATAGTTGCTTTTGGACTAATTTATACTATTTATAGTAATAATTCAAACATTATTCCTACTCATTTAATAGTCCCTTTTTATGCACAAAATTCTTTTGAAATAAATTATTTATATATATTTCTATCTTATTTTATTATTGTTGGTGCTAGTAATGCAGTCAATCTAACAGATGGATTGGATGGTTTAGCTATCATGCCCGTTGTTTTTACAACATGTGGTTTTACATTAATATCTTTTTTAAGTGAAAATATTAATAGTTCTAATTACTTACATATTACTTATGTAAAAAACTCAGGAGAGTTAGCTATATTGTGTACTGCTATTATTGGATCAGGATTAGGCTTTCTATGGTTTAACACCTATCCAGCTAAAATATTTATGGGAGATGTTGGATCATTGTCATTAGGTGGTTGTTTGGGAACTATAGCAATATTGTTACATCAAGAGCTATTGTTATTAATAATGGGTGGTATTTTTGTTTTGGAAACTATATCTGTTATCTTACAAGTTGTATCATTTAAATTTAGAAAAAAAAGAATTTTTAAAATGGCACCAATTCATCATCATTATGAAATAAAAGGAATATTAGAACCTTTAATCATTATAAGATTCTGGATTATCTCATTCATATTACTTTTAATAAGCCTTATATCCTTACAGGTGTGTTAA
- the murD gene encoding UDP-N-acetylmuramoyl-L-alanine--D-glutamate ligase, whose amino-acid sequence MSYSYFGKKILILGIGLTGISCVNFFLKKGIKPKIIDESRHPIHFFKLPKNIKYHLGSLEHKWILESDLIIISPGISSFKPILVQARLLGIEIINDIELFAREVNLPIISITGTNGKSTVATMVEKIAKNAGYKAFLGGNIGTPVLKLLYKKADLYIVELSSFQLENVFTLKSKIAIVLNISEDHINRYPNGFQQYKKIKLSIYNQAKICIFNSKDNVKNLIKNKNKISFGTKKSDYHIYDKKKCSILYYKNEKILNTCKTLLYGRHNYDNALVSLAISDAMKFPRNCAIDALKNFLNLPHRFQIIKKDKGIDWINDSKSTNVNSTKIALESLNTKGKIRLLLGGDSKSANFNILKIYFRKLNIKIYCFGKDGIKLLKICKEKSTYIETLEQAMILISKEAKLGDSVLLSPGCSSLDQFSNFEERGNLFIKLTKEINS is encoded by the coding sequence ATGTCATATAGTTATTTTGGTAAAAAAATATTGATTTTAGGAATTGGATTAACGGGAATATCCTGTGTTAATTTTTTTTTAAAAAAAGGAATTAAGCCTAAAATTATTGATGAATCTAGACATCCTATTCATTTTTTCAAACTTCCTAAAAATATTAAATATCATCTAGGTAGTTTAGAACATAAGTGGATTTTAGAATCGGATTTAATTATCATAAGTCCAGGAATTTCTTCATTTAAACCAATTTTAGTCCAAGCTCGTTTATTAGGAATTGAAATTATTAATGATATTGAATTATTCGCTAGAGAAGTAAATTTACCTATTATTTCAATCACAGGTACTAATGGAAAAAGTACTGTGGCTACAATGGTTGAAAAAATTGCAAAAAATGCAGGTTATAAAGCTTTTTTAGGTGGAAATATTGGTACTCCTGTATTAAAACTGCTTTATAAAAAAGCTGATTTATACATTGTAGAATTATCTAGTTTTCAACTAGAAAATGTATTTACTTTAAAATCAAAAATAGCTATTGTTCTCAATATTAGTGAAGATCATATTAATCGATATCCAAATGGATTTCAACAATACAAGAAAATTAAACTATCTATTTACAATCAGGCAAAAATTTGCATCTTTAATTCTAAAGACAATGTAAAAAATCTAATCAAAAACAAAAATAAAATTAGTTTTGGTACAAAAAAAAGTGATTATCATATCTATGATAAAAAAAAATGTTCTATTTTATACTATAAAAATGAAAAAATATTGAATACTTGTAAAACATTATTATATGGTCGTCATAATTATGATAATGCATTAGTCTCTTTAGCAATTTCTGATGCAATGAAATTTCCTAGAAATTGTGCAATAGATGCGCTTAAAAATTTTTTAAATTTACCACATCGATTTCAAATAATCAAAAAAGATAAAGGAATAGATTGGATAAATGATTCTAAATCTACTAACGTCAATAGTACTAAAATTGCTTTAGAATCGCTAAATACCAAAGGAAAAATACGGTTATTATTAGGAGGAGACAGCAAATCTGCAAATTTTAATATATTAAAAATTTATTTCAGAAAACTAAATATAAAAATTTATTGTTTTGGAAAAGATGGTATTAAACTTTTAAAAATATGCAAAGAAAAATCTACTTATATTGAAACTTTAGAACAAGCAATGATCTTAATTTCCAAAGAAGCAAAATTGGGTGATAGTGTACTTTTATCTCCTGGATGTAGCAGTTTAGATCAATTTTCTAACTTTGAAGAGAGAGGTAATCTTTTTATAAAATTAACAAAGGAAATAAATTCTTGA